One Alphaproteobacteria bacterium LSUCC0396 genomic region harbors:
- the rpoC gene encoding DNA-directed RNA polymerase subunit beta': protein MNDLMNPFGQSQGPQSFDKIRISIAAPERIRSWSFGEIKKPETINYRTFKPEKDGLFCARIFGPVRDYECLCGKYKRMKYRGIICEKCGVEVTLSKVRRERMGHIELAAPVAHIWFLKSLPSRIGLLVDMTLKDLERVLYFENFVVIEPGMTSLVKGQLLSEEEFYDAQDENGDDAFEASIGAEAIKKILEDLNLDDERVKIRTELAETGSEAKRKKLVKRLKLIDSFRESGCRPEWMIMDVVPVIPPELRPLVPLDGGRFATSDLNDLYRRVINRNNRLKRLIELRAPDIIVRNEKRMLQESVDALFDNGRRGRVISGVNKRPLKSLSDMLKGKQGRFRQNLLGKRVDYSGRSVIVVGPELKLHQCGLPKKMALELFKPFIYSKLELYSLASTVKMAKRMVEKERPEVWDILEEVIREHPVMLNRAPTLHRLGIQAFEPVLVEGKAIQLHPLVCTAFNADFDGDQMAVHVPLSLEAQLEARVLMMSTNNILSPANGKPIIVPSQDIILGLYYMSMERDNERGEGMMFSNVQEILLALGNGSVSLHAKVKARVPTRDSVDGTRVLKVIETTPGRAQLADLLPDNPACSFELVNKLMTKKEVSDVIDHVYRHCGQKDTVIFCDRLMGLGFGQACDAGISFGIADLTTPELKEKYVSEAESEVKTFEQQYLDGLITQGEKYNKVVDVWSRCSDLVADEMMKGISTTKDGEPINSVWMMAHSGARGSAAQIKQLAGMRGLMAKPSGEIIETPIISSFKEGLNVLEYFNSTHGARKGLADTALKTANSGYLTRRLVDVAQDCIVHEVDCGTNKGLTIRPVMNGSDVVDPLFDRILGRVLAEDLIDLKTGDVLVPAGQMVTEEHGAAIEASGVDQALIRSALLCEAEKGICGNCYGRDLARGTDVNIGEAVGVIAAQSIGEPGTQLTMRTFHVGGAAQRGAEQSNIEANIGGVVKLEDASLVTDKTGSRIVMSRNTELLILDEQERERSRFRLPYGGKLLVEDGQNVAAGAILIEWDPYTLPIITEMNGVANFVDLTEGISVREVTDDATGISSREVVDWKQAAGGSNLRPRITLRNEKGEVLTLANGLEARYFLSAGSILSVENGAKVQAGDVLARIPRESSKTRDITGGLPRVAELFEARRPKDFAVISEGEGRVEFGNDYKAKRRIRVVPLDGDLDAVEYLLPKGRPLAVNEGDVVRKGDLLLDGSPVPHDILSILGVEALAEYLVKEIQDVYRLQGVKINDKHIEVIVRQMLQKVEVEDAADSTFLVGEQVDREEFARANTALEAEGLRPATAHPVLLGITKASLQTNSFISAASFQETTRVLTEAAVSGKEDTLDGLKENVIVGRLIPAGTGSVMNRLRRIAADRDKSIMAQRAAAAPKLEVVESEAETAEVDANI from the coding sequence ATGAATGATTTGATGAACCCTTTCGGGCAGTCCCAAGGCCCACAAAGCTTTGACAAGATCAGAATCTCAATCGCTGCGCCTGAGCGCATCCGCTCATGGTCATTTGGCGAGATCAAAAAGCCCGAAACCATCAATTATCGTACCTTCAAGCCGGAAAAAGACGGTTTGTTCTGCGCCCGCATTTTTGGCCCGGTGCGTGATTACGAATGTCTGTGCGGTAAATATAAGCGGATGAAGTATCGCGGTATTATCTGCGAGAAATGCGGTGTTGAAGTCACCCTGTCAAAAGTACGGCGTGAGCGTATGGGCCATATTGAACTGGCCGCGCCAGTGGCGCATATCTGGTTCCTAAAATCATTGCCAAGTCGTATTGGCTTGCTTGTCGATATGACGCTAAAGGATCTTGAGCGCGTCCTCTATTTTGAAAATTTTGTGGTGATCGAGCCGGGCATGACCTCATTGGTCAAAGGCCAGCTTTTGTCAGAAGAAGAGTTTTACGACGCACAGGACGAAAATGGCGATGATGCATTCGAAGCCAGCATTGGTGCCGAAGCGATCAAGAAAATTCTTGAAGATCTGAATCTAGATGATGAGCGCGTAAAGATCCGCACCGAACTGGCGGAAACCGGTTCAGAAGCCAAGCGGAAAAAGCTGGTCAAGCGGCTAAAGCTGATCGACTCGTTCCGCGAGTCTGGCTGCCGTCCAGAATGGATGATCATGGATGTTGTTCCGGTGATTCCGCCCGAGCTGCGCCCGCTGGTGCCGCTTGATGGTGGCCGTTTTGCGACCTCTGATCTGAACGATCTTTATCGCCGTGTTATCAACCGGAATAACCGTCTAAAGCGCCTGATCGAATTGCGTGCGCCTGATATCATTGTGCGTAACGAAAAGCGTATGTTGCAGGAATCGGTTGATGCGCTGTTTGACAATGGCCGTCGTGGCCGCGTGATTAGCGGTGTGAACAAGCGTCCGCTGAAATCACTGTCTGATATGTTAAAGGGCAAGCAGGGCCGGTTCCGGCAAAACCTGCTTGGTAAACGCGTCGATTATTCTGGTCGTTCGGTTATCGTGGTTGGCCCAGAGCTGAAACTGCATCAGTGCGGCCTGCCAAAGAAAATGGCGCTCGAACTGTTCAAGCCGTTCATCTATTCAAAGCTGGAACTCTATTCATTGGCCAGCACTGTCAAGATGGCCAAGCGCATGGTCGAAAAGGAACGCCCAGAGGTTTGGGATATTCTTGAAGAAGTAATCCGTGAACATCCGGTTATGCTGAACCGTGCGCCAACGCTGCACCGTCTTGGTATTCAGGCGTTTGAACCCGTGTTGGTCGAAGGCAAAGCCATTCAGCTGCATCCGCTGGTCTGTACAGCGTTTAACGCCGATTTTGATGGTGACCAGATGGCGGTTCACGTGCCGCTTTCGCTGGAGGCACAGCTTGAAGCCCGCGTCTTGATGATGTCAACAAACAACATCCTCAGCCCGGCCAATGGCAAGCCGATTATCGTGCCGTCACAAGATATTATCCTTGGCCTCTATTACATGTCGATGGAACGCGACAATGAGCGGGGCGAGGGCATGATGTTCTCAAACGTTCAGGAAATCTTGCTGGCGCTTGGGAATGGTTCGGTCAGCCTTCACGCCAAGGTGAAAGCGCGGGTACCGACCCGTGACAGTGTCGATGGCACGCGTGTTCTAAAAGTGATCGAAACAACCCCGGGTCGTGCACAGCTTGCTGATCTGTTGCCGGATAACCCAGCCTGTTCGTTTGAGCTGGTGAACAAGTTGATGACCAAAAAAGAGGTCAGCGACGTGATTGACCATGTTTATCGTCATTGCGGACAGAAGGACACGGTGATTTTCTGTGACCGTTTGATGGGGCTTGGTTTCGGTCAGGCTTGTGATGCTGGTATTTCATTCGGTATCGCTGATCTGACAACACCGGAACTCAAGGAAAAATATGTTTCTGAAGCCGAGTCAGAGGTGAAAACCTTTGAGCAGCAGTATCTTGATGGTCTGATCACTCAAGGTGAGAAATACAATAAAGTGGTCGATGTCTGGTCACGTTGTTCGGACCTTGTTGCCGATGAGATGATGAAGGGTATTTCCACCACAAAGGACGGCGAGCCGATCAACTCAGTCTGGATGATGGCACATTCCGGTGCACGTGGTTCAGCTGCTCAGATCAAACAGCTTGCCGGTATGCGCGGCCTGATGGCCAAGCCTTCGGGTGAAATCATCGAAACACCGATCATTTCGTCCTTTAAAGAGGGCTTGAATGTTCTGGAATATTTCAACTCGACACATGGTGCGCGTAAAGGTCTTGCCGATACCGCGTTGAAGACAGCGAACTCGGGCTATCTGACACGCCGTCTTGTTGACGTGGCACAGGATTGTATCGTTCACGAGGTTGATTGCGGCACCAACAAGGGCCTGACCATCCGTCCCGTTATGAACGGCAGTGACGTTGTCGACCCGTTGTTTGATCGTATTCTGGGCCGTGTTCTGGCCGAAGATCTGATTGATCTGAAAACTGGTGATGTTCTGGTTCCGGCGGGTCAGATGGTGACCGAGGAACATGGCGCGGCGATCGAGGCGTCAGGCGTTGATCAAGCGTTGATCCGGTCAGCGCTGCTTTGCGAAGCTGAAAAGGGCATTTGCGGCAATTGCTATGGCCGTGACCTTGCCCGTGGAACCGATGTTAATATCGGCGAGGCGGTTGGTGTTATCGCAGCCCAGTCAATCGGTGAGCCTGGAACGCAGTTGACCATGCGGACATTCCACGTTGGTGGCGCGGCGCAGCGTGGTGCGGAACAGTCAAATATCGAAGCCAACATTGGCGGTGTGGTAAAGCTGGAAGATGCATCACTGGTGACTGATAAAACAGGCAGCCGGATTGTTATGAGCCGTAACACAGAATTGCTGATCCTTGACGAGCAAGAGCGCGAGCGCTCGCGTTTCCGCCTGCCTTATGGCGGTAAGCTGCTTGTCGAAGATGGGCAGAACGTTGCTGCTGGTGCCATTCTGATCGAATGGGACCCTTACACATTGCCGATCATCACGGAAATGAACGGTGTTGCTAATTTCGTTGATTTGACCGAAGGCATTTCAGTTCGTGAAGTCACCGATGATGCAACCGGTATTTCAAGCCGTGAGGTGGTTGACTGGAAACAGGCTGCCGGTGGATCAAACCTTCGCCCTCGTATTACCTTGCGTAATGAAAAAGGCGAAGTGCTGACATTGGCAAACGGGCTTGAGGCACGTTACTTCCTCTCAGCTGGTTCGATTCTCTCGGTTGAGAATGGTGCCAAGGTGCAGGCCGGCGATGTATTGGCACGTATCCCGCGCGAGTCGTCAAAGACACGCGATATTACGGGTGGTTTGCCGCGGGTTGCAGAATTGTTCGAAGCGCGCCGTCCAAAGGATTTTGCGGTGATCTCTGAAGGTGAAGGCCGGGTTGAGTTTGGCAATGACTATAAGGCCAAGCGTCGTATCCGCGTTGTTCCGCTGGATGGTGATCTTGATGCGGTTGAATATCTGCTGCCAAAGGGTCGCCCGCTTGCGGTCAATGAGGGTGATGTCGTTCGTAAAGGAGATCTGCTGCTTGATGGTAGCCCTGTGCCACATGACATTCTCAGCATTCTTGGGGTCGAGGCGCTGGCTGAATATCTGGTGAAGGAAATTCAGGACGTCTACCGGTTGCAGGGTGTTAAGATCAACGACAAGCATATTGAAGTGATTGTCCGCCAGATGTTGCAAAAGGTCGAGGTTGAAGATGCGGCTGATAGCACCTTCCTTGTTGGTGAGCAGGTAGACCGTGAAGAGTTTGCCCGCGCCAATACTGCCCTTGAGGCTGAGGGTCTGCGGCCAGCAACAGCGCATCCTGTTCTGCTTGGCATCACCAAGGCGTCATTGCAGACCAATAGCTTTATCTCGGCTGCGTCATTCCAAGAGACAACACGCGTTCTGACCGAAGCTGCGGTAAGCGGCAAGGAAGACACGCTTGATGGTCTGAAGGAGAACGTGATCGTAGGGCGGCTGATTCCCGCAGGAACTGGTTCAGTGATGAATCGCCTCCGCCGGATCGCGGCTGACCGCGATAAATCCATCATGGCGCAGCGCGCAGCCGCGGCTCCAAAGCTTGAAGTGGTCGAATCTGAGGCTGAAACTGCCGAAGTTGACGCAAATATATAA